The Kitasatospora paranensis genome has a window encoding:
- a CDS encoding 4-hydroxyphenylacetate 3-hydroxylase family protein produces the protein MTLLDTPAAARGLLTGDRYRAELDDGRELYLDGTRIGNPAEHPAFRPAADELARLVDLQHDPDHRELLTWKDPDTGLRLARAYQPPRTLEDLRVQRRSAEFWHAEALGQQGRSPAFMASIAVGVYDFRHRLATADPRFGANAEAWYRYCAENDLVLSHALGDPQIDRSTDPVDDPDLALRVLEENERGIVVRGAKQLTTLAPLAHEVLVYLSASFAERRGEQFVVWFALPLNTPGLVTLAREPLGGESWGHAHPLGARYDEQDAMLFFDDVLVPWDRVFLLRDGQLAREGLGRINAWSAYVGHIRYRERLRTLLATATLVAESIGVDGFRNIQEDLGRLAGYAELTEYFLDAAEARGAVTDGGLFAPGDTAASRVWSAEVAGSAVEIVRRIGASGLLIQPTAGDLAHPRLRPHLDRYMRGKGIDAERKSRLFRLAWELTGDGFGQRQDLYEYVHRGDLARNRINIFRRYDQSAARERLLKLVAPPSVTPRRASRDHRVRRRDPVPHARGLRRRQQAAPGAGPRLGARPGHRRAPHPDRPGQRHRSAAPGGAGAAAVAAARGRPGALRAPHRGGRRAPPVAR, from the coding sequence ATGACCCTGCTGGACACGCCCGCCGCCGCCCGGGGCCTGCTCACCGGCGACCGGTACCGGGCCGAACTCGACGACGGGCGCGAGCTCTACCTCGACGGCACCCGGATCGGCAACCCCGCAGAGCATCCCGCGTTCCGTCCCGCCGCCGACGAACTCGCACGCCTGGTCGACCTCCAGCACGACCCCGACCACCGCGAGCTGCTCACCTGGAAGGACCCGGACACCGGGCTGCGGCTGGCCCGCGCCTACCAGCCGCCGCGCACCCTGGAGGACCTGCGCGTCCAGCGGCGCAGCGCCGAGTTCTGGCACGCCGAGGCGCTCGGCCAGCAGGGCCGCTCGCCGGCCTTCATGGCCTCCATCGCGGTCGGCGTGTACGACTTCCGGCACCGGCTGGCCACCGCCGATCCGCGGTTCGGCGCCAACGCCGAGGCCTGGTACCGGTACTGCGCCGAGAACGACCTGGTGCTCTCGCACGCGCTGGGCGACCCGCAGATCGACCGTTCCACCGACCCGGTGGACGACCCCGACCTGGCGCTGCGGGTGCTGGAGGAGAACGAGCGCGGCATCGTGGTGCGCGGCGCGAAGCAGCTCACCACGCTGGCCCCGCTCGCGCACGAGGTGCTGGTGTACCTGTCGGCCTCGTTCGCGGAGCGCCGCGGCGAGCAGTTCGTGGTCTGGTTCGCGCTGCCGCTCAACACGCCCGGCCTGGTGACGCTGGCCCGCGAGCCGCTCGGCGGCGAGTCCTGGGGCCACGCCCACCCGCTCGGCGCCCGCTACGACGAGCAGGACGCGATGCTGTTCTTCGACGACGTCCTGGTGCCCTGGGACCGCGTCTTCCTGCTCCGCGACGGGCAGCTGGCCCGCGAGGGGCTCGGCCGGATCAACGCCTGGAGCGCGTACGTCGGCCACATCCGCTACCGCGAGCGGCTGCGCACCCTGCTGGCCACCGCCACCCTGGTCGCCGAGTCGATCGGTGTGGACGGCTTCCGCAACATCCAGGAGGACCTCGGCCGGCTCGCCGGGTACGCCGAGCTGACCGAGTACTTCCTGGACGCCGCCGAGGCCCGCGGCGCGGTCACCGACGGCGGCCTGTTCGCGCCCGGCGACACCGCCGCCTCCCGGGTCTGGTCGGCCGAGGTCGCCGGGAGCGCGGTGGAGATCGTCCGGCGGATCGGCGCCTCCGGCCTGCTGATCCAGCCGACCGCGGGCGACCTCGCCCACCCCCGGCTGCGCCCGCACCTGGACCGCTACATGCGCGGCAAGGGCATCGACGCCGAACGCAAGTCCCGGCTGTTCCGGCTCGCCTGGGAGCTCACCGGGGACGGCTTCGGCCAGCGCCAGGACCTGTACGAGTACGTGCACCGCGGCGACCTCGCCCGCAACCGGATCAACATCTTCAGGCGCTACGACCAGAGCGCCGCCCGTGAGCGGCTGCTGAAGCTCGTCGCTCCCCCGTCCGTCACCCCCAGGAGGGCCAGTCGTGACCACCGCGTCCGCCGTCGAGATCCAGTCCCGCACGCTCGCGGGCTACGCCGACGCCAGCAGGCTGCGCCAGGTGCAGGACCGCGACTGGGTGCTCGACCGGGTCACCGGCGAGCCCCGCACCCTGATCGACCTGGGCAGCGGCATCGGTCAGCTGCTCCAGGAGGCGCTGGAGCGGCTGCCGTCGCTGCGGCTCGCGGTCGGCCTGGAGCGCTCCGAGCACCGCATCGCGGAGGCCGCCGAGCGCCTCCGGTCGCACGGTGA
- a CDS encoding flavin reductase family protein: MSAPARTGTPGAEAFRGAARHWATGVAVVTADFDGEVFAKTVSSFCTLSLDPLLVSVAVTRHSPIVAAVRSGGRFAVSVLSDRQAGVARRFATPGAGRALGSFTAVPMRTETTGAPVLEAALAWFDCHLHAAQPGGDHTLLIGRVAAADATGGRPLLHHDGQFRTLAPTPLTATGVGA, encoded by the coding sequence GTGAGCGCCCCCGCCCGGACGGGCACCCCCGGGGCCGAGGCCTTCCGCGGCGCCGCCCGGCACTGGGCGACCGGTGTCGCGGTCGTCACCGCCGACTTCGACGGGGAGGTGTTCGCCAAGACCGTCTCCTCGTTCTGCACGCTGTCGCTCGACCCCCTGCTGGTGAGCGTCGCCGTCACCCGGCACAGCCCGATCGTGGCAGCCGTCCGCTCCGGCGGCCGGTTCGCGGTCTCGGTGCTGAGCGACCGGCAGGCGGGCGTCGCCCGGCGGTTCGCCACACCGGGCGCCGGCCGCGCCCTCGGCTCCTTCACCGCGGTGCCGATGCGGACGGAGACCACCGGCGCGCCGGTGCTGGAGGCCGCGCTCGCCTGGTTCGACTGCCACCTCCACGCGGCGCAGCCGGGCGGCGACCACACCCTGCTGATCGGCCGGGTGGCCGCCGCCGACGCCACCGGCGGCCGTCCCCTGCTCCACCACGACGGCCAGTTCCGCACACTGGCCCCCACCCCTCTCACCGCGACAGGAGTCGGCGCATGA
- a CDS encoding response regulator transcription factor: protein MAALTQLAGPGAARTCRHPIRRPQRVGPPSGPPAGPSATGGHGAPGSGAPGPSDVLLHAEIDNPLDLIAGHQLLAEAVPAVAATAAACACGHPMCGGGEPHRTAVARVFLMERHPVASAGLRSVLASVPGLAVVGSTGDPLRAVAAVRRVRPDVILLGRGATLGDDLAAVVALRGPDGAPDARVLLLRRAESTAEASRILLAGASGCFPLDLAEDRIIGAVQLAAAGGSVFLPAPPPARHHPTGTVGHAAEPQPQQVGLTAREREVLAKLALGLSNAEIGRELALAEATVKKHLTQAMRKIGQSDRLRAALYAHRHGLAG, encoded by the coding sequence ATGGCAGCACTGACCCAGCTGGCCGGGCCCGGCGCCGCCCGGACCTGCCGCCACCCGATCCGCCGCCCGCAACGGGTCGGCCCGCCGAGCGGCCCGCCCGCCGGGCCGTCCGCCACCGGCGGCCACGGCGCTCCCGGTTCGGGTGCGCCCGGCCCGTCCGACGTCCTGTTGCACGCCGAGATCGACAACCCGCTCGACCTGATCGCCGGTCACCAACTGCTGGCCGAGGCCGTGCCGGCGGTCGCGGCGACGGCCGCCGCGTGCGCCTGCGGGCATCCGATGTGCGGCGGTGGTGAGCCCCACCGCACCGCCGTGGCACGGGTGTTCCTGATGGAACGCCATCCGGTGGCCAGCGCCGGGCTGCGCAGCGTGCTGGCGTCGGTGCCGGGGCTGGCGGTGGTCGGCTCGACCGGCGACCCGCTGCGCGCGGTGGCCGCCGTCCGCCGGGTGCGGCCCGACGTGATCCTGCTCGGCCGGGGCGCCACCCTCGGCGACGACCTGGCCGCCGTGGTGGCGCTGCGCGGGCCCGACGGGGCGCCCGACGCCCGGGTGCTGCTGCTGCGCCGCGCCGAGTCGACGGCGGAGGCCAGCCGGATCCTGCTGGCCGGCGCCAGCGGCTGCTTCCCGCTGGACCTGGCCGAGGACCGCATCATCGGTGCCGTGCAACTGGCCGCGGCAGGCGGGTCGGTGTTCCTGCCCGCGCCGCCGCCGGCCCGTCACCACCCGACCGGGACGGTGGGCCACGCGGCCGAGCCGCAGCCGCAGCAGGTCGGCCTCACCGCACGGGAGCGCGAGGTGCTCGCCAAGCTGGCGCTGGGCCTGAGCAACGCCGAGATCGGCCGCGAACTGGCCCTCGCCGAGGCCACCGTGAAGAAGCACCTCACCCAGGCGATGCGCAAGATCGGCCAGTCCGACCGGCTGCGGGCGGCCCTGTACGCGCACCGGCACGGCCTGGCCGGCTGA
- a CDS encoding ABC transporter permease: MRRFLLRRLLLAVPTLLGVTAVVFVTVALVPGDPVAAFLGPGAPPEARAELAQRLGLDRPLPVRYLSWLAHAATGDLGTSISAQRPVAQLLVPALGQTLTLTAAAFALVLAGGVLLGAAGALRPRGFGGRLSGVLSTLAVSAPQYSVALVLIAVVSVQLRWLPAGGTHDAFGDGGPADLLRHLVLPAVASALVPLGLTARVFRAVLGSVLAGELADGLRARGLGRWAVLRHCVHNASPALLTIGGLQLAYLLEGVVFVETLFAWPGIGRLLYDALSARDLPLVQGSVLVVAVAFVGVNILVDAAHALIDPRVRS; the protein is encoded by the coding sequence GTGAGACGGTTCCTGCTGCGCCGCCTGCTGCTGGCGGTGCCCACCCTGCTCGGGGTCACCGCGGTGGTCTTCGTGACCGTCGCCCTCGTCCCGGGCGACCCGGTGGCCGCCTTCCTCGGCCCCGGCGCCCCGCCCGAGGCCCGGGCCGAACTGGCACAGCGCCTCGGCCTGGACCGCCCGCTGCCCGTCCGCTACCTGTCCTGGCTGGCCCACGCCGCCACCGGCGACCTCGGCACCTCCATCTCCGCCCAGCGGCCCGTGGCGCAGCTGCTGGTGCCCGCACTCGGGCAGACCCTCACCCTGACCGCGGCGGCGTTCGCCCTGGTGCTGGCCGGTGGCGTGCTGCTCGGGGCGGCCGGCGCGCTGCGTCCCCGCGGGTTCGGCGGCCGGCTGTCCGGCGTGCTGTCCACACTGGCCGTCTCGGCGCCGCAGTACTCGGTGGCCCTGGTGCTGATCGCGGTCGTCTCGGTGCAGCTGCGCTGGCTGCCGGCCGGCGGCACCCACGACGCGTTCGGCGACGGCGGCCCGGCCGACCTGCTGCGCCACCTGGTGCTGCCGGCCGTCGCCTCCGCGCTCGTCCCGCTGGGGCTGACCGCCCGGGTGTTCCGGGCGGTGCTCGGCTCGGTGCTGGCCGGCGAGCTCGCCGACGGGCTGCGGGCCCGGGGGCTGGGCCGGTGGGCGGTGCTGCGGCACTGCGTGCACAACGCCTCGCCCGCCCTGCTGACCATCGGCGGCCTGCAACTCGCCTACCTGCTGGAGGGGGTGGTCTTCGTGGAGACCCTGTTCGCCTGGCCCGGCATCGGCCGGTTGCTCTACGACGCGCTGTCCGCCCGCGACCTGCCGCTCGTCCAGGGCAGCGTGCTGGTGGTGGCGGTGGCCTTCGTCGGCGTCAACATCCTGGTGGACGCCGCGCACGCTCTGATCGACCCCCGGGTGAGGAGCTGA
- a CDS encoding ABC transporter permease, protein MRRRLLPRLPVVLPAVLAVLLLLLAVAAPLAAPDDPAAGHLQDRLLDPGSPGHLLGTDGQGRDMLSRLIWAARASLTGGIVPVAVAAAAGTLLGVAAGLGGRVLEQALLRSLDVLYAFPGVLLAIAVATLLRPGLGATLLALSVVLTPAVARVAFTEVQRIRTAEYLEAARVSGAGPVSLVLRQVVPVVAPVVLVYCSSLVGLAVVYAAGLSFLGLGVGPPTAEWGAMLDELRPSLFTHPWVAVLPALAVLLVSVVFNTLGEALRHRIGDTGARLPEAVR, encoded by the coding sequence ATGCGCCGTCGCCTGCTTCCCCGCCTGCCCGTCGTGCTCCCGGCCGTCCTCGCCGTGCTGCTCCTGCTGCTGGCGGTGGCCGCCCCGCTGGCCGCCCCCGACGACCCGGCCGCCGGGCACCTCCAGGACCGCCTGCTGGACCCGGGCAGCCCCGGCCACCTGCTCGGCACCGACGGCCAGGGCCGCGACATGCTCAGCCGGCTGATCTGGGCCGCCCGGGCGTCGCTCACTGGCGGGATCGTCCCGGTGGCCGTCGCCGCCGCGGCCGGCACCCTGCTGGGCGTCGCCGCGGGCCTCGGCGGGCGGGTGCTGGAGCAGGCCCTGCTGCGCTCGCTGGACGTGCTGTACGCCTTCCCCGGGGTGCTGCTGGCCATCGCCGTCGCGACCCTGCTGCGACCCGGCCTCGGGGCCACCCTGCTCGCCCTGTCCGTGGTGCTCACCCCGGCCGTCGCCCGGGTCGCCTTCACCGAGGTCCAGCGGATCCGGACGGCCGAGTACCTGGAGGCCGCGCGGGTCAGCGGGGCCGGGCCGGTCTCCCTGGTGCTCCGCCAGGTCGTCCCGGTGGTCGCCCCGGTCGTCCTTGTGTACTGCTCCTCGCTGGTCGGTCTCGCCGTCGTGTACGCCGCCGGGCTGTCCTTCCTCGGTCTCGGTGTCGGCCCGCCGACCGCCGAATGGGGCGCCATGCTCGACGAGCTGCGGCCGAGCCTGTTCACCCACCCGTGGGTGGCGGTGCTGCCCGCGCTCGCCGTCCTGCTGGTGTCGGTGGTCTTCAACACCCTCGGTGAGGCGCTGCGCCACCGCATCGGCGACACCGGGGCCCGGCTGCCGGAGGCCGTCCGATGA
- a CDS encoding ABC transporter ATP-binding protein, which produces MSGLEVTDLGVRYPGGVRAVDGVSLAVEPGAALVLLGESGSGKTTVARTVLGLPGRGAEVTGSVRLAGTELTALDERALSRVRGRRIGYVPQDPTASLDPLRRIGPQLAEVLRRHRIAEGRRALAAAVARLLGTAGIPDPDRVARAYPHELSGGLRQRAAIAVAIACGPELVVADEPTTALDALVRGRILDLFATLRAECGIALLLVTHDLAAARRVGGEVAVMRAGRIVEAGPAERVLSSPGHAFTAALVAADPGAHR; this is translated from the coding sequence ATGAGCGGGCTGGAGGTCACGGACCTCGGCGTCCGGTACCCGGGCGGCGTCCGGGCGGTGGACGGGGTGTCGCTGGCGGTCGAGCCCGGCGCGGCGCTCGTCCTGCTCGGCGAGTCCGGCAGCGGCAAGACCACCGTCGCCCGCACCGTGCTCGGCCTGCCCGGCCGCGGCGCCGAGGTCACCGGCTCCGTCCGGCTGGCCGGCACCGAGCTGACGGCCCTCGACGAGCGTGCGCTGTCCCGGGTGCGCGGCCGGCGGATCGGCTACGTCCCGCAGGACCCGACGGCCTCGCTGGACCCGCTGCGCCGGATCGGCCCGCAACTCGCCGAGGTGCTGCGCCGCCACCGGATAGCGGAGGGCCGCAGGGCGCTCGCCGCCGCGGTCGCCCGGCTGCTCGGCACCGCCGGGATCCCCGACCCGGACCGGGTCGCCCGGGCCTACCCGCACGAGCTCTCCGGCGGCCTGCGGCAACGCGCCGCGATCGCCGTCGCGATCGCCTGCGGTCCCGAACTGGTGGTCGCCGACGAGCCGACCACCGCGCTGGACGCGCTCGTCCGCGGCCGGATCCTCGACCTGTTCGCCACCCTGCGCGCCGAATGCGGCATCGCCCTGCTGCTGGTCACCCACGACCTGGCGGCGGCCCGCCGGGTCGGCGGCGAGGTCGCGGTGATGCGCGCGGGCCGGATCGTCGAGGCCGGGCCCGCCGAGCGGGTGCTCTCCAGCCCCGGCCACGCCTTCACCGCGGCGCTCGTCGCCGCCGACCCGGGAGCGCACCGATGA
- a CDS encoding ABC transporter ATP-binding protein: protein MAFALRLHGTPRRGRAEAVAGLFRQVGLEPALAARYPRELSGGQLQRVAVARALATGPDLLVCDEPTSALDRGAQVRLLDLLTDLRERSGLGYLFISHDLAVVRHLAHRVLVLRHGRVLEEGRTADLWAAPAHPYTRALLEAATGRTTLT, encoded by the coding sequence GTGGCCTTCGCGCTGCGGCTGCACGGCACACCGCGCCGCGGGCGCGCCGAGGCCGTCGCCGGGCTGTTCCGGCAGGTCGGCCTGGAGCCCGCGCTGGCCGCCCGGTACCCGCGCGAACTCTCCGGCGGCCAGCTCCAGCGGGTCGCCGTCGCCCGGGCCCTGGCGACCGGTCCCGACCTGCTGGTCTGCGACGAACCGACCTCCGCGCTCGACCGCGGGGCCCAGGTGCGGCTGCTCGACCTGCTCACCGACCTGCGGGAGCGGTCCGGCCTCGGCTACCTGTTCATCTCCCACGACCTCGCGGTCGTCCGGCACCTGGCCCACCGGGTGCTGGTCCTGCGGCACGGGCGCGTCCTGGAGGAGGGCCGCACCGCCGACCTCTGGGCCGCCCCCGCGCACCCCTACACCCGGGCGCTGCTCGAAGCCGCCACCGGGCGCACCACCCTCACCTGA